The Arthrobacter sp. NicSoilC5 genome has a window encoding:
- a CDS encoding EAL domain-containing protein, with amino-acid sequence MDASPDALLALAADGTVLAVNAAAARLFALHRDAFTGLDHRLLIGEGFRDDVAHLLHQLLTHPEEHPPPLEISALRGDGTETAVELAVAVLPGPDPDGTQRNGAGISGPAGARLLLSARGTAHRKTADANLREAMSLLTATLESTADGILVIATDGSVAGFNDQFLTMWGIPPEMMEADSEEPALRLVMAQIADPVPFAARLGEVQEDPAAESHDVVELRDGRTLERYSRPQRVGEKIVGRVWSFRDVTPRRKAQEQAQQALMDLAVQAEKLRAMAFQDPLTGLANRAVFNDALAESLQEPRLKTVDVLLLDLDDFKEVNDILGHQAGDDMLIEVSRRLRGCVPTADVVARLGGDEFVVLLTACPDADAIAACIVRCLHVPVTIGGTVLRPSLSLGLASLGQDSVGPSELLRHADIAMYAAKAAGKNRFLRFHPDMMQALVQRTHMESGLQLAVPRGEITVDFQPIVSHRMGQVVQLEALARWDRGGERIPPSIFIPLAERTGLIGEIGAEVMATGMVQLSQWLSEDPSRSLAVNVSGVQLQEPDFAENVLRLAEASGVAPYQLVVEVTESVFFDADCSLIQQLSALRDTGARVALDDFGTGYSSLGRLQDLPVDTVKIDKTFVSMVRTGNERLPILSSMINMAHSLGLTVTAEGIETAAQADYLTALECDSLQGYLFSLPEPGDRLHQALHHAEEALNALKGR; translated from the coding sequence ATGGACGCAAGTCCGGATGCCCTTTTGGCCCTGGCTGCGGACGGCACCGTCCTGGCGGTAAACGCGGCAGCGGCACGGCTGTTTGCCCTGCACCGGGACGCCTTCACCGGCCTGGACCACCGGCTGCTGATCGGCGAGGGTTTCCGCGACGACGTGGCCCATCTGCTGCACCAGCTCCTCACCCACCCGGAAGAGCATCCCCCGCCGCTGGAAATCAGCGCCCTGCGCGGGGATGGCACCGAGACCGCCGTCGAACTGGCCGTGGCCGTCCTCCCCGGGCCGGACCCGGACGGCACCCAACGAAACGGCGCCGGCATAAGCGGCCCGGCCGGCGCACGGCTGCTGCTCTCTGCGCGCGGCACTGCGCACCGCAAGACAGCCGACGCCAACCTCCGCGAGGCCATGTCCCTGTTGACGGCCACCCTTGAATCAACTGCAGACGGCATCCTGGTCATCGCCACCGACGGCAGCGTGGCCGGATTCAACGACCAGTTCCTCACCATGTGGGGCATCCCTCCCGAGATGATGGAGGCCGACAGCGAGGAGCCGGCGCTGCGGCTGGTCATGGCGCAAATTGCAGATCCCGTGCCCTTCGCCGCGCGGCTGGGCGAAGTCCAGGAGGACCCGGCAGCCGAAAGCCACGACGTGGTGGAACTCCGCGACGGCCGTACCCTGGAACGCTATTCCCGCCCGCAACGCGTCGGCGAGAAAATCGTGGGCCGCGTATGGAGCTTCCGCGACGTGACGCCACGGCGGAAAGCGCAGGAGCAGGCACAGCAGGCCCTGATGGACCTCGCCGTGCAGGCTGAGAAGCTGCGCGCCATGGCCTTCCAGGACCCCCTGACCGGGCTGGCCAACCGGGCCGTCTTCAACGATGCCCTGGCCGAATCCCTGCAGGAACCGCGGCTGAAGACCGTGGATGTCCTGCTCCTGGACCTCGACGACTTCAAGGAAGTCAACGATATCCTTGGCCACCAGGCGGGCGACGACATGCTCATCGAGGTGTCACGCCGGCTCCGCGGCTGCGTTCCCACGGCCGACGTCGTGGCCCGGCTGGGCGGCGACGAGTTTGTGGTCCTCCTGACGGCCTGCCCCGACGCCGACGCAATCGCCGCGTGCATCGTGCGCTGCCTGCACGTCCCGGTGACCATCGGCGGCACCGTCCTGCGCCCCAGCCTGAGCCTGGGGCTCGCCTCCCTGGGCCAGGACAGCGTGGGCCCGTCCGAACTGCTGCGGCATGCGGACATCGCGATGTACGCCGCCAAGGCCGCCGGCAAGAACCGGTTCCTGCGGTTCCACCCGGACATGATGCAGGCCCTGGTGCAGCGGACGCACATGGAAAGCGGGCTCCAGCTGGCGGTGCCCCGCGGCGAAATCACCGTGGACTTCCAGCCGATCGTCTCGCACCGCATGGGGCAGGTGGTCCAACTGGAGGCGCTGGCCAGGTGGGACCGGGGCGGCGAGCGGATACCGCCGTCGATCTTCATCCCACTCGCCGAGCGCACCGGGCTGATCGGCGAGATCGGGGCCGAGGTAATGGCCACCGGAATGGTGCAGCTGTCCCAGTGGCTCAGCGAGGATCCGTCACGGTCCCTGGCCGTGAACGTCTCCGGCGTGCAGCTGCAGGAACCCGACTTCGCCGAAAACGTCCTGCGGCTGGCGGAAGCCAGCGGGGTGGCGCCCTACCAGCTGGTCGTGGAAGTTACCGAGAGCGTGTTCTTCGACGCCGACTGCAGCCTGATCCAGCAGCTCAGCGCGCTGCGGGATACGGGCGCCCGGGTGGCGCTGGATGACTTTGGCACCGGCTATTCCTCGCTGGGCCGGCTGCAGGACCTGCCTGTGGATACCGTCAAGATCGACAAGACCTTCGTCTCCATGGTGCGGACCGGCAATGAGCGCCTGCCCATCCTCAGCTCCATGATCAACATGGCGCACAGCCTGGGCCTGACCGTGACGGCCGAGGGCATCGAGACAGCAGCGCAGGCGGACTACCTGACGGCACTGGAGTGCGATTCACTCCAGGGGTACCTTTTCTCGCTGCCGGAACCCGGTGACAGGCTGCACCAGGCTTTGCACCACGCGGAAGAAGCCCTCAACGCGCTGAAGGGCAGGTAG
- a CDS encoding GlsB/YeaQ/YmgE family stress response membrane protein, with amino-acid sequence MGIIGFLILGLIAGAIAKAILPGRQGGGWVITMVLGVVGAILGGWIGSLIFGGGLAEFFDIRTWLLAILGSIIVLLIYGAVTNRSGRRV; translated from the coding sequence ATGGGCATTATCGGATTTCTCATTTTGGGCCTGATTGCTGGAGCCATTGCAAAGGCCATCCTGCCGGGACGCCAAGGCGGCGGCTGGGTGATCACCATGGTCCTCGGCGTTGTTGGGGCCATCCTGGGCGGCTGGATCGGATCACTGATCTTCGGCGGCGGACTGGCCGAATTCTTTGACATCAGGACCTGGCTGCTGGCCATCCTCGGCTCGATCATCGTGCTGCTGATCTACGGCGCCGTCACCAACCGCAGCGGCCGCCGGGTGTAG
- a CDS encoding HAD family hydrolase, translating to MSSHTQRPRAIFLDIDGTYADHGLAPEAHVDAVRTARKLGHLVFVCTGRPLSMVPGHILEAGFDGTITGAGARVEVSGEVLKDTRFEPELAARIVETLDAHGAAYILEAPEALHGRTGVDRRLREVLGPIFAGRPQHDGVLSTDVDPLEDILGPMQYSDDLRATSYAKISCFDSPVPLGRLMETFGPGVGLIPSSLSALGERAGEIYMAGTHKAVGIQVVEARLGLDRADIVAIGDSANDVEMLEYAGVGIAVEGGHPSVLAVADRVTAAPAGGGVALAFAELGLLG from the coding sequence ATGTCCAGCCACACCCAGCGGCCGCGTGCCATCTTCCTTGACATCGACGGCACCTACGCTGACCACGGGCTGGCTCCGGAGGCCCACGTGGATGCCGTCCGGACCGCACGGAAGCTGGGCCACCTGGTGTTCGTCTGCACCGGACGTCCCCTGTCCATGGTGCCCGGGCACATCCTCGAAGCAGGATTCGACGGCACCATTACCGGCGCCGGCGCCAGGGTGGAGGTCAGCGGTGAAGTCCTCAAGGACACCCGCTTTGAGCCGGAGCTGGCGGCACGCATCGTCGAAACGCTCGACGCGCACGGTGCGGCCTACATCCTGGAAGCGCCGGAGGCCCTGCACGGCCGGACGGGCGTGGACCGGCGGCTGCGGGAGGTCCTCGGGCCCATCTTTGCCGGCCGGCCGCAGCATGACGGCGTCCTCAGCACGGACGTTGATCCGCTCGAGGACATCCTGGGGCCCATGCAGTACAGCGACGACCTCCGCGCCACGTCCTACGCCAAAATCTCCTGCTTCGACTCGCCGGTGCCGCTGGGCCGCCTGATGGAAACCTTCGGCCCCGGGGTGGGGCTGATTCCCAGCTCGCTGTCGGCGCTGGGCGAGCGTGCCGGGGAGATCTACATGGCGGGCACCCATAAGGCCGTGGGTATCCAGGTGGTGGAGGCCCGGCTCGGCCTGGACCGGGCAGACATCGTGGCCATCGGCGACAGCGCCAACGACGTGGAGATGCTCGAGTACGCGGGCGTGGGCATCGCCGTGGAAGGTGGCCATCCCTCCGTTCTTGCCGTAGCGGACAGGGTTACCGCCGCGCCGGCCGGTGGCGGCGTTGCGCTGGCCTTCGCCGAGCTGGGGCTCCTGGGCTGA
- a CDS encoding UDP-glucose/GDP-mannose dehydrogenase family protein, translating into MKISVIGCGYLGAVHAATLASMGHTVVGIDVDPGKVAQLARGAAPFHEPGLDELLEHGRATGRLHFSTDPADAGDAQVHFLCVGTPQDKTSDAADLTFLVSAAAALLPHLAAGAVVVGKSTVPVGTVDMLQDVLAARPDVLLGWNPEFLRQGTAVKDSLVPDRLVYGVDGGRAAAFHPATGAPLGVTAALDGVYEPLLAAGIPRLVCNFATAELIKSAANAYLATKVSFINAVAGLCDAAGADVTELSEAMGLDPRIGGRYLHAGLGFGGGCLPKDIRSFRTQAATLGVPAVEDWMRLVDAVNLGQRERTVRLAAELCGGALAGRSITVLGASFKPDTDDIRDSPALDVADRLAAAGAHVTVTDPKAVNLAWRRYPRLRFESSAARALQDAELVLLLTEWDEYRQLCPASTGQQVRRRVVLDARNVLDAAAWQEQGWVVRGLGTAAGALAAAAH; encoded by the coding sequence ATGAAGATTTCCGTGATCGGCTGCGGATACCTGGGCGCGGTCCACGCAGCAACCCTGGCCTCCATGGGCCACACCGTGGTGGGCATCGACGTCGACCCCGGCAAGGTGGCGCAACTGGCACGGGGAGCCGCACCGTTCCACGAACCTGGACTGGATGAACTCCTGGAGCACGGCCGCGCCACCGGACGGCTGCACTTCTCCACCGATCCCGCCGACGCAGGGGACGCCCAGGTGCACTTTCTGTGCGTGGGGACGCCGCAGGACAAGACGTCCGACGCCGCCGACCTCACCTTCCTGGTCTCCGCCGCAGCGGCCTTGCTGCCGCACCTGGCCGCGGGCGCCGTCGTCGTCGGTAAATCCACGGTGCCCGTTGGCACCGTGGACATGCTTCAGGATGTCCTGGCCGCACGGCCTGATGTGCTGCTCGGCTGGAATCCCGAGTTCCTCCGGCAGGGCACCGCCGTCAAGGACTCCCTGGTTCCGGACCGGCTGGTCTACGGCGTGGACGGCGGCCGGGCCGCCGCCTTCCATCCCGCCACCGGCGCACCCCTGGGGGTGACGGCGGCCCTGGACGGCGTCTATGAGCCGCTGCTGGCTGCCGGCATCCCGCGGCTGGTCTGCAATTTCGCCACGGCAGAGCTCATCAAATCGGCAGCGAACGCCTACCTGGCAACCAAGGTCAGCTTCATCAACGCCGTCGCTGGATTGTGCGATGCCGCGGGCGCTGATGTCACCGAACTCAGCGAGGCGATGGGGCTGGATCCGCGGATCGGTGGCCGGTACCTGCACGCGGGTCTTGGTTTCGGCGGCGGCTGCCTGCCCAAGGACATCCGCAGCTTCCGAACCCAGGCAGCCACCCTGGGCGTGCCCGCGGTGGAGGACTGGATGCGGCTGGTGGATGCAGTGAACCTGGGCCAGCGGGAACGCACGGTGCGCCTGGCGGCGGAACTGTGCGGCGGGGCGCTCGCCGGGCGTTCCATCACCGTGCTGGGTGCATCCTTCAAACCGGATACCGACGACATCCGCGACTCCCCGGCACTGGATGTCGCGGACCGGCTGGCCGCCGCCGGTGCCCATGTGACCGTCACGGACCCCAAAGCGGTGAACCTTGCGTGGCGCCGCTACCCACGCCTCCGGTTCGAGTCCTCCGCGGCGCGGGCGCTCCAGGACGCCGAACTGGTGTTGCTCCTCACCGAATGGGACGAGTACCGGCAGCTGTGCCCCGCCTCGACCGGGCAGCAGGTACGACGCCGGGTGGTCCTGGATGCGCGCAATGTGCTGGATGCTGCCGCCTGGCAGGAACAGGGCTGGGTGGTGCGAGGACTTGGGACCGCCGCGGGGGCCTTGGCGGCGGCCGCACACTGA
- a CDS encoding glycosyltransferase family 1 protein has protein sequence MRIAIVAESFLPLMNGVTHSILRVLDHLQERGDEVLVIAPSGHDGEAAGRVKGAEVHRLPAVPLAGYTNVRVALGGVYRVKRILAEYAPDVVHLASPFVLGWRAAQAAHQLGIPTVAIYQTEVPSYAARYGVPFLENWAWNRVENIHLLSSRTLVPSTFALNQLRGRGIPRVRMWRRGVDTARFSPAKRDDGWRASVAPGGERIIGYVGRLAVEKQVEDLAALAGIPNTRLVVVGDGPQRAALEAALPRAVFTGFLGGDDLARAVASFDLFVHPGEFETFCQTIQEAMASGVPVVATGRGGPLDLVENSRTGWLYEPGDLSAMRARVQDLVGDDAKRRAFAAAAHASVQDRTWPALCTELVQHYADVIAGAPAPAQKVSKAGASS, from the coding sequence GTGAGGATCGCAATCGTTGCCGAATCTTTTTTGCCGCTGATGAACGGCGTCACCCATTCCATCCTGCGGGTCCTGGACCACCTCCAGGAGCGCGGCGACGAGGTGCTGGTCATCGCGCCTTCCGGACATGACGGGGAGGCCGCGGGCCGGGTCAAGGGGGCGGAGGTGCACAGGCTGCCCGCGGTCCCGCTGGCCGGCTATACGAATGTGCGGGTGGCGCTGGGAGGTGTGTACCGGGTCAAGCGAATCCTTGCCGAGTACGCGCCCGACGTTGTCCACCTTGCCTCGCCGTTCGTGCTGGGCTGGCGCGCCGCGCAGGCTGCGCACCAGCTGGGCATCCCCACCGTGGCCATCTACCAGACCGAAGTTCCCAGCTACGCCGCCCGGTACGGCGTTCCCTTCCTGGAAAACTGGGCCTGGAACAGGGTGGAGAACATCCACCTGCTCTCCTCACGCACCCTGGTGCCCTCCACGTTCGCGCTGAACCAGTTGCGCGGCCGGGGCATTCCGCGTGTACGCATGTGGCGCCGCGGCGTGGACACCGCGAGGTTTTCGCCGGCAAAGCGCGACGACGGGTGGCGGGCTTCGGTGGCTCCGGGCGGGGAACGGATCATCGGCTACGTGGGCAGGCTGGCGGTCGAAAAGCAGGTGGAAGACCTTGCCGCCCTCGCCGGCATTCCCAACACCAGGCTTGTGGTTGTGGGCGACGGCCCGCAGCGGGCAGCCCTTGAGGCGGCACTCCCCCGGGCAGTCTTCACCGGATTCCTGGGCGGTGATGACCTGGCACGGGCGGTGGCATCGTTCGACCTGTTCGTCCATCCCGGCGAGTTCGAAACCTTCTGCCAGACCATCCAGGAGGCCATGGCATCGGGTGTACCGGTGGTGGCCACAGGGCGGGGCGGCCCGTTGGACCTGGTGGAGAACTCGCGCACCGGGTGGCTCTACGAACCGGGCGACCTGTCCGCCATGCGGGCCCGGGTGCAGGACCTGGTGGGCGACGACGCCAAACGGCGGGCATTTGCGGCCGCAGCACACGCCTCGGTCCAGGACAGGACATGGCCCGCGCTCTGCACGGAACTGGTGCAGCACTACGCGGACGTCATCGCGGGGGCGCCCGCACCAGCACAAAAGGTTTCAAAGGCAGGAGCATCATCATGA
- a CDS encoding PRC and DUF2382 domain-containing protein, with translation MLNRENLENLLTKGGHVVGSDGTKIGSIGQLYADDDTGEPTWVTVKTGLFGTSESFVPVEGAHNQGEDLVVPFTKEHVKDAPRVDADGHLTPEEEDRLYTYYDRGARTYTEARSGTAGDVDLQGDADLNAGTPTAGIGAGRDTYDRDETARGTVGHDTSGPTTDDAMTRSEEQLHVGKEREATGRARLRKYVTTENVTKTIPVEREEVRIEREPITDGNRGGAFDGPAISEEEHEVVLHEERPVVEKEAVPVERVRLDKEVVRDDVTVNEEVRKENIETDGDTRR, from the coding sequence ATGCTCAACAGGGAAAACCTTGAAAACCTGCTCACCAAGGGCGGCCACGTCGTCGGTTCCGACGGCACGAAAATCGGTTCGATCGGTCAGCTGTACGCAGACGATGACACGGGCGAGCCCACATGGGTCACCGTGAAGACGGGGCTCTTCGGTACCTCCGAGTCCTTCGTTCCGGTGGAGGGCGCGCACAACCAGGGCGAAGACCTGGTGGTTCCCTTCACCAAGGAGCACGTCAAGGACGCTCCCCGCGTGGATGCGGACGGCCACCTCACCCCAGAGGAAGAGGACCGGCTCTACACGTACTACGACCGCGGTGCCCGGACCTACACCGAGGCCCGTTCCGGCACCGCCGGGGACGTGGACCTGCAGGGCGACGCCGACCTGAACGCAGGCACCCCCACCGCCGGGATCGGTGCAGGCCGCGACACGTATGACCGCGACGAAACCGCACGCGGAACCGTTGGCCACGACACCTCCGGCCCCACCACGGACGACGCCATGACGCGGTCCGAGGAGCAGCTGCACGTGGGCAAGGAACGTGAGGCCACCGGCCGCGCACGGCTGCGTAAGTACGTCACCACCGAAAACGTCACCAAGACCATCCCGGTGGAGCGTGAAGAAGTACGCATCGAGCGGGAGCCCATCACGGACGGCAACCGCGGTGGAGCCTTCGACGGGCCTGCCATTAGCGAAGAAGAGCACGAGGTGGTCCTGCACGAGGAACGCCCCGTTGTTGAGAAGGAAGCCGTTCCCGTGGAGCGGGTCCGCCTGGACAAGGAAGTTGTCCGTGACGATGTCACGGTCAATGAGGAAGTCCGCAAGGAAAACATCGAAACAGACGGCGACACCCGTCGCTGA
- a CDS encoding DUF6350 family protein, translating into MKLRADQTGDRGLPMPLWLQGALEAAQAAIISALVVVAPIVAVWATAGFQNGQFEVLARLAGQSWLLVHGVPLELAGTGPGTATHGGSGILSLIPLGLTLIPFLLAWRAGRRLARASYTDQLWQALLGSWAVYAAFGAATGFVCRSADVGINLWFAMLVPLVPFGLGMVVGARREAGSWSRLIGVDAVDWISRTSQHSRWAGSYFASAAKAGTVAVLSALTFAAVLLAADLFIHWNLVVSVYEALDAGPVGGAALTIAQLGFLPNLVVFALAWTSGAGFALGAGSQAGALGTAVGPLPSIPVLAAIPSGSLDYAFVALVVPVLAGVMAGWWFLREGENHFDEWLAIKVHARWFTATVSTLVLGVLVGVAAGLLTACLAWIARGSAGLGRLTAIGPDPLWTGLWVAAEVGIGVVVGYAAGPWLERENTGAAEHDAELVH; encoded by the coding sequence ATGAAACTGCGCGCTGATCAGACCGGAGACCGTGGCCTACCCATGCCGTTGTGGCTGCAGGGTGCCCTTGAAGCGGCGCAGGCGGCCATCATCTCGGCCCTGGTGGTCGTGGCGCCCATCGTTGCCGTCTGGGCCACTGCCGGATTCCAGAACGGGCAGTTCGAAGTCCTGGCCCGCCTGGCCGGGCAGTCCTGGCTCCTGGTCCATGGGGTGCCGCTGGAACTTGCCGGCACAGGACCCGGGACTGCCACCCACGGCGGGTCCGGCATCCTGAGCCTGATTCCGCTGGGCCTGACCCTCATCCCTTTCCTTCTGGCCTGGCGCGCCGGCCGGCGGCTGGCCCGCGCCTCCTATACGGACCAGCTGTGGCAGGCGCTGCTGGGCTCGTGGGCAGTGTACGCAGCGTTCGGCGCCGCTACCGGGTTCGTCTGCCGCAGCGCCGACGTCGGCATCAACCTCTGGTTCGCCATGCTGGTTCCCCTGGTCCCGTTCGGGCTGGGAATGGTGGTTGGCGCCCGGAGGGAGGCCGGGTCCTGGAGCCGGCTCATCGGCGTTGACGCGGTGGACTGGATCTCGCGCACCAGCCAGCACTCACGCTGGGCCGGATCGTACTTCGCGTCCGCGGCGAAAGCGGGGACCGTCGCCGTGCTGTCCGCCCTCACCTTCGCCGCAGTGCTGCTGGCGGCAGACCTGTTCATCCACTGGAACCTGGTGGTTTCCGTTTATGAAGCGCTCGACGCCGGGCCGGTGGGAGGTGCCGCCCTCACCATCGCCCAGCTGGGCTTCCTGCCCAACCTTGTGGTGTTCGCCCTCGCCTGGACGTCGGGCGCCGGTTTTGCGCTGGGGGCGGGCTCCCAGGCCGGGGCGCTGGGGACCGCCGTCGGGCCGCTTCCGTCCATACCGGTCCTGGCTGCCATCCCGTCGGGGTCCCTGGACTACGCCTTCGTGGCCCTGGTTGTTCCGGTGCTGGCAGGTGTCATGGCGGGATGGTGGTTCCTGCGGGAGGGCGAAAACCACTTCGACGAGTGGCTCGCCATCAAGGTGCATGCCCGCTGGTTCACCGCCACCGTCTCCACGCTGGTGCTCGGCGTGCTCGTGGGCGTGGCGGCGGGCCTGCTGACGGCCTGCCTGGCCTGGATCGCCAGGGGGTCAGCCGGCCTTGGCCGCCTGACGGCCATTGGGCCCGACCCCCTGTGGACCGGGCTGTGGGTGGCTGCCGAGGTAGGCATCGGCGTCGTTGTCGGTTACGCTGCCGGACCGTGGCTGGAGCGGGAGAACACCGGGGCGGCGGAACACGATGCGGAGCTGGTCCACTAG
- the purN gene encoding phosphoribosylglycinamide formyltransferase → MRIVVLVSGTGSNLQAVIDAVKAGDLDVDIAAVGADREGTYGVERSAAAGIPTFVVDFKAYRDRADWNAALTRAVAAYKPDVVVSSGFMRIVSPEFIDAFHGKYLNTHPALLPAFPGAHGVRDAMAYGVKVTGCTVHWADAGVDTGPIIAQEAVAIEDTDTEETLHERIKVVERRLLVSTLAALAADPAYSAAPHPN, encoded by the coding sequence ATGCGTATCGTCGTCCTCGTTTCCGGAACCGGGTCCAATCTCCAGGCAGTTATTGACGCCGTCAAGGCGGGGGACCTCGACGTGGACATCGCAGCGGTGGGCGCGGACCGCGAGGGAACCTACGGCGTCGAGCGTTCCGCTGCCGCCGGGATCCCCACCTTCGTGGTGGACTTCAAGGCCTACCGGGACCGCGCGGACTGGAACGCAGCGCTGACCCGGGCTGTGGCCGCCTACAAGCCGGACGTGGTGGTTTCTTCCGGGTTCATGCGGATCGTCAGCCCGGAGTTCATCGACGCTTTCCACGGCAAATACCTCAACACGCACCCGGCACTGCTCCCCGCTTTCCCCGGTGCGCACGGCGTCCGGGATGCCATGGCGTACGGCGTGAAGGTCACCGGCTGCACCGTGCACTGGGCAGACGCCGGCGTGGACACCGGCCCCATCATTGCCCAGGAAGCCGTGGCCATCGAGGACACGGACACCGAGGAAACCCTGCACGAGCGCATCAAGGTGGTGGAGCGCCGGCTGCTGGTCTCCACCCTGGCCGCCCTGGCGGCAGACCCCGCGTACTCCGCCGCGCCCCACCCCAACTAG